A window of Cryomorphaceae bacterium contains these coding sequences:
- a CDS encoding ABC transporter ATP-binding protein, giving the protein MTFVKPYRGVFYFTFALTILSALIGVVRPILVGKAIDVYILEDDSLGLLILTLIVVAVLLLEAVVQFYQTYFSNWLGQNVTIDLRSNLFRHITAFKLRYFDKTPIGQLVTRVVSDIETVADIFSQGILVIMGDLLKLVVVVVAMFVINWKLTLFVLIPIPLLLVATNIFKNAIKKAFQQVRTQVAVLNTFVQEHITGMNIVQIFNREEEEARKFREINQKHRQAHIRSVWAYSIFFPVVEILSAISLAVLVWWGTRESLKGEVTVGELVAFILFIYMLFRPIRQLADRFNVLQMGMVGSQRVFNVLDTDERIVNNGTIEKESLKGNISFQNVWFAYKDDDFVLRDVSFEVNQGEVVAFVGATGAGKSSVINLLSRFYEFQKGEILIDETPIRDYDLNYLRSEIAVVLQDVFLFSDTIHNNITLGDDRISREQVIEAAKVVSAHGFISRLPGGYDFDVKERGGMLSTGQRQLISFIRAYVYNPGILVLDEATSSVDTETEMLIQDAIDQLTKGRTSIVIAHRLSTIQKADRIIVMDKGKVLESGSHNQLLEKAGAYRRLFDMQFKR; this is encoded by the coding sequence TAGGTAAGGCCATTGACGTGTATATCCTGGAGGACGATTCACTGGGGTTGCTGATTCTCACACTGATTGTGGTTGCTGTGCTGCTGCTTGAAGCCGTGGTGCAATTCTACCAGACCTACTTCTCAAACTGGCTGGGCCAGAACGTTACCATTGATTTGCGCTCAAATCTGTTCAGGCATATCACGGCGTTTAAACTGCGGTATTTCGATAAAACGCCCATCGGACAGTTGGTTACGAGGGTGGTGTCGGACATTGAAACAGTGGCCGATATCTTCTCGCAGGGCATTTTGGTCATTATGGGCGACTTGTTGAAGTTGGTCGTGGTGGTGGTGGCCATGTTCGTAATCAACTGGAAATTGACGCTCTTTGTACTGATTCCTATTCCGCTGCTGTTGGTGGCCACCAACATATTTAAAAATGCCATCAAGAAAGCTTTTCAGCAGGTGCGAACGCAGGTGGCTGTGCTCAATACCTTTGTGCAAGAGCATATCACCGGAATGAACATCGTGCAAATCTTTAACCGCGAAGAGGAAGAGGCGAGGAAGTTCAGAGAAATCAACCAAAAACATCGTCAGGCGCATATTCGTTCGGTGTGGGCATACTCTATCTTTTTTCCGGTGGTGGAGATTCTATCGGCCATTTCGCTCGCAGTGCTGGTGTGGTGGGGCACCAGAGAGAGTCTCAAAGGCGAAGTAACCGTGGGGGAGTTGGTGGCGTTTATCCTGTTCATCTACATGTTGTTCCGCCCCATTCGTCAACTGGCCGACCGCTTCAACGTACTTCAAATGGGTATGGTGGGATCTCAACGTGTTTTTAATGTGTTGGATACCGATGAACGCATCGTAAACAACGGCACCATAGAGAAAGAGAGTCTCAAGGGCAATATATCTTTTCAAAACGTATGGTTTGCCTACAAAGACGATGACTTTGTGCTTCGCGACGTTTCGTTCGAGGTAAATCAAGGCGAAGTGGTGGCTTTTGTGGGAGCTACCGGAGCAGGCAAGTCCTCAGTCATTAACTTGCTTAGCCGGTTCTATGAGTTTCAGAAAGGTGAGATTTTAATCGATGAAACGCCTATTCGCGATTACGACCTGAATTACCTGCGAAGTGAAATTGCTGTGGTTCTGCAGGATGTATTTCTGTTTTCCGATACCATTCACAATAATATCACACTCGGTGATGACCGTATCAGTCGAGAACAAGTGATTGAAGCAGCCAAAGTAGTAAGTGCTCATGGGTTTATCAGTCGTTTGCCCGGCGGTTATGACTTCGACGTGAAAGAGCGGGGAGGTATGCTTTCTACAGGTCAGCGTCAGTTAATTTCGTTTATCCGTGCCTATGTGTACAATCCCGGAATTTTGGTGCTTGATGAAGCCACCTCCTCCGTTGATACCGAAACAGAAATGCTCATTCAGGATGCCATAGACCAACTCACCAAAGGAAGAACATCCATAGTTATTGCACATAGGTTATCCACTATTCAAAAGGCTGATAGAATTATTGTTATGGACAAGGGTAAGGTGCTGGAGTCAGGTAGCCATAACCAACTTCTGGAAAAAGCCGGTGCTTACCGCAGGCTTTTTGACATGCAATTTAAGCGGTAA